Proteins encoded in a region of the Onychostoma macrolepis isolate SWU-2019 chromosome 20, ASM1243209v1, whole genome shotgun sequence genome:
- the bmf2 gene encoding BCL2 modifying factor 2 — protein MDDEEDEQLPHCCETPLRNKSSENRDGPRGEVEQTANRHRRFEDRSTQTASSVLNSARDGDMAPFQGLERDASSPCGAVDARTAFGANCGTGGLASLTMAPGAPEGPRALFHGNAGFRAHFPALFEPVPDGTQNTEEDEGRAEEKEDEHDVGISVEIQIGRKLREMGDQFQQEHLQLFTQRGQMGLFQLVTTLYNFLFPQERPQNARAQR, from the exons ATGGATGATGAGGAGGACGAACAGCTTCCTCACTGCTGTGAAACACCGCTAAGAAACAAGAGCTCAGAGAACAGAGACGGCCCACGAGGAGAGGTGGAACAAACGGCTAACAGACACAGACGCTTTGAAGACAGATCTACGCAGACTGCCAGCTCTGTGCTGAATTCAGCGAGAGACGGAGATATGGCACCATTCCAGGGTTTAGAGAGAGATGCATCATCTCCCTGCGGAGCTGTGGATGCCAGGACTGCATTTGGGGCTAACTGTGGAACTGGGGGCCTTGCGTCACTTACTATGGCCCCTGGGGCCCCAGAAGGGCCAAGAGCACTTTTTCATG GAAATGCTGGATTTCGTGCACACTTCCCCGCACTGTTCGAACCCGTCCCGGATGGCACACAAAACACAGAAGAGGACGAAGGGAGAGCAGAAGAAAAGGAAGACGAACATGACGTGGGAATTAGTGTGGAGATTCAGATCGGACGTAAACTGCGTGAAATGGGGGATCAGTTTCAGCAGGAACATCTTCAGCTG ttCACTCAAAGGGGCCAGATGGGTTTGTTCCAGCTAGTGACGACACTCTACAACTTCCTTTTTCCTCAAGAAAGACCCCAAAATGCAAGAGCCCAGAGATGA